A window from Plasmodium malariae genome assembly, contig: PmUG01_00_27, whole genome shotgun sequence encodes these proteins:
- the PmUG01_00049700 gene encoding PHF5-like protein, putative, with product DPDLIMCRKQPGIAIGRLCEKCDGKCPICDSYVRPYTLVRICDECNYGSYQGRCIICGGTGISDAYYCKECCLCEKDRDGCPKIVNLGSAKTDLFYENKKYEFKKQ from the exons GACCCTGATTTGATTATGTGTAGAAAGCAGCCAGGAatag CCATCGGCAGACTATGCGAAAAGTGCGATGGGAAATGCCCAATATGTGATTCTTATGTAAGACCTTACACCCTAGTACGTATATGTGATGAATGCAATTACGGGAGTTATCAG GGAAGATGTATCATTTGCGGAGGAACTGGTATATCGGACGCGTATTATTGTAAAGAATGTTGTCTTTGCGAAAAGGAC AGAGATGGTTGTCCCAAAATTGTAAACTTAGGCAGTGCGAAGACAGATCTGTtttatgaaaacaaaaagtaCGAATTTAAAAAGCAGTAA